In Haliscomenobacter hydrossis DSM 1100, the DNA window CCAATGTATCCCAAAATTTAGTGCAGTTTGGAGCTGTGCAAGCAGAGGCAGTTGGTGGATTTGGCTATGTCTTTAAAATGAATTTTTCACCTGCTCGGATTGATTCTTTAATCGAGTATAATCCTAATACTTATGCTACCCAACTTAAGGTAAAAGGGATTCCCAAAGAAGAATTGGATCAAAGAATAAAAACTTTTAAGGTGGAGTTTCCACAACAATTGTTGGAATACAGCCGCATCTTGAAAGGGCTAAAAGCGGGTGAAATCCTGAAAGTGGATGTTTCGATTGGGGAGTATGCTCATCTATGGCGGAGTTCCACGGAGGGTTACAAACAGTTCTCCTTAACCATTCCTCAATCGCTGATTCGGGATTTTGACTCGGGTAAGTTGAAATTGGAGGACGCGGTGAAGTTGATTCAGGTGGAGGAGAAATAGCCACATTCCCGCACCCCTCCCGCATGATCCGCATACGACAAAAACAAATTCCTCGGCTTTATTTTCAAATGAGACAACAAAGACTCCGGGGCGTCAAAAGCCTGGATTTGTCCTTCGATACTGGCCTCTAAGGGTCCATTCAATTGATCCAGACAGGTAATCACCAGGTTTTTGGGAGCATTGCCTGCAAAGTTGCGATCACTGTCCAGGGCATAGTTCAACAGGTCGACATCGAGCGGAGCCACCCGTTGATGGCCTTGCCACTCGTTGTAGATATTGGTTTCTCGGGGATTGGGGGTATACTTTAACTTAAGACCTTCATTCGATAAAAAACCGATGCCGTGGCGGGTTTGGTAAGCCCGGGTGATGTAATACAGTTGCGGCAGGGGCAAGCGATAGGTGCTGATCAGCTCCATGGCATTGCGCGAAGTGGTGTGAGCCCGCGTGACGTTGGGAAAAAAACCAAAATCGCGATCCAGCAAAATGCCTTGACTGCCTTCAAAAATCAGGGCATCGTACCCCAATTGGTAAATGCGTTTTTCCAAAAAAATCTTTTCTGCTACCACTTCAATCAGCGGCAAAACTTGTGCAACG includes these proteins:
- a CDS encoding adenylosuccinate synthetase → MKTQILLGLGYGDEGKGLTTDFLCRQANQPLVIRFSGGHQAGHTVVDAKGKRHVFSSIGAGSMAGAATYWSRYCAFAPENFLHEHRAFVGDGLTPSPTVFVDALAQVTTPYDVFHNRASEKINAHGSCGMGFGATMERNETTPYRLYVQDLFYPSVLEQKLLAIGEYYRRKVHNPMLMVDLQELVAAFKSAVAQVLPLIEVVAEKIFLEKRIYQLGYDALIFEGSQGILLDRDFGFFPNVTRAHTTSRNAMELISTYRLPLPQLYYITRAYQTRHGIGFLSNEGLKLKYTPNPRETNIYNEWQGHQRVAPLDVDLLNYALDSDRNFAGNAPKNLVITCLDQLNGPLEASIEGQIQAFDAPESLLSHLKIKPRNLFLSYADHAGGVRECGYFSST